A region of Salinibacter sp. 10B DNA encodes the following proteins:
- a CDS encoding response regulator transcription factor produces the protein MDTRSQSPTRLLIVEDDEATSTRLLDYFSSPKYVTTTVSDVDAALRYLLQPPGYDVVLLSVTLPGKSGFDLLDAAEQQSIEASFLLLSDQDCLADKLHGFDLGADDYIVTPCALEELEARIYAVRNRRSPSSSTPNGPQVYDFDDLTINVAAHTCVRGGRRISLTSLEFEILSYLVEHRGDVVPRDELRDAVWGSRNGICLRTIDRHVAKIREKLEYDPERPAYLQTVYGKGYEFACVEYA, from the coding sequence ATGGACACAAGGTCGCAGTCCCCTACCCGTCTACTCATTGTAGAAGACGACGAGGCCACCAGTACGAGATTGCTGGACTACTTCAGCTCTCCCAAATACGTGACCACGACTGTAAGCGACGTCGACGCGGCGCTCCGTTACCTGCTCCAGCCGCCGGGATACGACGTCGTGCTACTCAGCGTGACCCTTCCCGGCAAAAGTGGGTTCGACCTGCTGGACGCGGCAGAACAACAGTCCATTGAGGCCTCGTTCCTCCTGCTCTCCGATCAGGACTGCCTGGCCGACAAGCTGCATGGCTTCGACCTGGGGGCGGACGATTACATCGTCACGCCATGTGCCCTGGAGGAGCTTGAGGCCCGCATCTACGCCGTTCGGAATCGACGCTCTCCGTCGTCCTCGACGCCCAACGGCCCGCAGGTGTACGACTTCGATGACCTGACGATCAACGTGGCGGCGCATACCTGCGTGCGGGGAGGACGACGCATTTCCCTTACCTCGCTCGAGTTCGAAATCCTGAGCTACCTCGTCGAACACCGGGGAGACGTGGTGCCCCGCGACGAGCTGCGCGACGCGGTGTGGGGCAGCCGGAACGGCATCTGCCTTCGCACCATCGACCGGCACGTCGCCAAGATCCGCGAGAAACTGGAGTACGACCCGGAACGGCCGGCCTATCTCCAAACGGTGTACGGAAAAGGATATGAGTTCGCCTGTGTGGAATACGCCTGA
- a CDS encoding CsbD family protein has protein sequence MSSPTKQQAKGAWKQFKGRLQEAWGVLTDDDLDRYEGKRERLEGYIQEKTGEQRQAIRDKIDEISRKVKYNF, from the coding sequence ATGAGCAGCCCGACCAAGCAGCAAGCGAAAGGGGCCTGGAAACAGTTCAAGGGACGCCTGCAAGAAGCGTGGGGCGTCCTTACGGACGATGACCTTGACCGCTACGAAGGCAAGCGCGAGCGCCTCGAAGGGTACATTCAGGAGAAGACTGGAGAGCAGCGCCAGGCCATTCGAGACAAGATCGACGAGATCTCTCGAAAGGTGAAGTACAACTTCTAG
- a CDS encoding DUF1328 domain-containing protein has protein sequence MLRLAVVFLLIAIVAAVFGFGGIAGTSAWIAKILFVVFLILFALSFLFGRRSLV, from the coding sequence ATGCTCCGACTTGCTGTCGTATTTCTCCTCATCGCTATCGTCGCCGCCGTTTTTGGATTCGGCGGCATCGCAGGGACGTCGGCCTGGATCGCGAAGATTCTCTTTGTCGTCTTCCTTATTCTCTTCGCCCTCTCCTTCTTGTTTGGCCGCCGATCCCTCGTGTAG
- a CDS encoding fasciclin domain-containing protein: protein MILRALAPILPLVAILALDLTIVMPVSRAQSFPSTSEPSGERPPEVMDVLRERERYSVLVAALERTGIDQGLAMSPSFTLLAPTDSAFRALDVRLADLESHEVAEILRNHVIQKALTTRQLQGYSKIQNTRGLSLQVSADARTIGAATLVAPDVRIENGIVHGIDTVITMKTAVEGVPSPSE from the coding sequence ATGATTCTTCGCGCTCTTGCCCCGATTCTCCCTCTCGTGGCGATTCTCGCACTGGACCTCACCATTGTGATGCCGGTGTCCCGTGCCCAGTCGTTCCCTTCGACGAGCGAGCCGTCTGGAGAACGGCCGCCGGAGGTGATGGACGTGCTGCGAGAGCGGGAGCGGTATTCGGTGCTGGTTGCTGCGCTTGAGCGTACGGGCATCGATCAGGGCCTCGCCATGAGCCCGTCGTTCACGCTCCTTGCGCCCACCGATTCCGCGTTTAGGGCGCTCGACGTCCGGCTTGCGGACCTAGAGAGCCACGAGGTCGCGGAGATTCTCCGGAATCACGTGATCCAGAAGGCGCTCACCACGCGCCAGTTGCAGGGCTATTCCAAGATCCAGAACACCCGGGGACTCTCGCTCCAAGTGAGCGCGGATGCCCGCACAATCGGTGCGGCAACACTCGTAGCCCCCGACGTGCGGATTGAAAACGGCATTGTGCACGGCATCGACACCGTGATTACTATGAAGACGGCAGTGGAGGGAGTGCCGTCCCCATCGGAATGA
- a CDS encoding winged helix-turn-helix domain-containing protein: MSDDLRSTSPFADGFWVGDWFVEPMLNRVRHEDEDEEVQLEPKVMEVLLCLAERSGKTVTKSQFKDVVWTDTVVTDDVLSRCISQLRKVFNDDSRDPSYIETIRKTGYRLIAPVELPETSTDDAQSIEVQTASEATSPFRRLIDRVSSPLRMSLTGARDFWVVVAESIVERKWILAIGAVLAVILLVSVVSWSEVETGTTSKAPPPATPLTTFPGEEFDPMLSSSGQQVVFAWRNADSLYQNIYLMQRGADRPLRLSADTTVDWSPAWSPQGRFVAYAREAGDEHQVAIVPSIGGHPRLVVRMPRRRIHSVAWSPDTAQTTLAVSAQQYPHRAFALSVHLPDADSVRSVTAPPLWSIGDTSPVFSPDGSRIAFVRGLVEGVENVFVVPTAGGEPTQVTTDSTSIHGLAWSADGDELLYSARRGGINGLWRVDVDGGTPSLVRAASEGTFFRHPSVSGRRLAYTQQSAQLDVWTLRRSSHYDAFQAAPSISSTQEDTDPSVSPDGTRLAFVSERSGHPEVWTAGIDGATPTQITSLNGPSIRSVTWSSDGTRLSFVARRNGNANLFVVPASGGPLTQITNTASEVLAPQWGHDDRWLYYASNQTGTWDVWRTSPDTARVQQVTAGGALAAQESPTGETLYLVRPDTTGIWAAPLDTTQFPLRTRPADSLVAQDSSAEGTPSPSLVAERKNESNVRRVVAAVEPRDYTSWRIGPEGVYFLRHRRFRTAVLTYHDLESGQSVPLYTFSNWHPDHHLTVGPDGDTFAYTHAERRESDVMFIELSER; encoded by the coding sequence ATGTCTGACGATCTACGATCGACGTCCCCGTTTGCCGACGGATTCTGGGTTGGAGACTGGTTCGTGGAGCCCATGCTGAACCGTGTCCGCCACGAAGACGAGGATGAGGAGGTCCAGCTCGAACCCAAGGTGATGGAGGTCTTGCTCTGCCTTGCCGAGCGGTCGGGGAAAACCGTCACCAAATCGCAGTTCAAAGACGTGGTCTGGACCGACACCGTGGTGACGGACGATGTATTATCCCGGTGCATCTCGCAACTGCGCAAGGTGTTCAACGACGACTCGCGCGATCCGTCGTACATCGAAACCATACGCAAGACCGGGTATCGACTCATCGCTCCGGTGGAACTCCCGGAAACTTCGACGGACGACGCGCAGTCGATCGAGGTACAGACGGCATCCGAAGCGACGTCGCCATTTCGCCGCCTCATCGATCGCGTCTCGAGTCCGCTGCGGATGTCGTTGACGGGGGCGCGCGATTTCTGGGTGGTTGTGGCCGAGAGTATCGTGGAGCGAAAGTGGATCCTTGCGATCGGTGCGGTTCTCGCGGTGATTTTGCTGGTGAGTGTCGTGTCGTGGTCGGAAGTGGAGACTGGCACGACGTCCAAGGCGCCGCCGCCCGCCACGCCCCTCACCACGTTTCCCGGCGAGGAGTTTGACCCGATGCTCTCGTCTAGCGGTCAGCAGGTGGTCTTTGCCTGGCGAAACGCCGACAGCCTCTATCAGAACATCTACCTCATGCAGCGCGGCGCGGACCGGCCGCTGCGGCTCTCGGCCGACACAACGGTGGACTGGAGCCCCGCCTGGTCGCCTCAGGGGCGGTTCGTGGCCTATGCCCGTGAGGCGGGCGACGAGCATCAGGTGGCCATCGTGCCGTCGATTGGGGGGCACCCCCGACTCGTGGTCCGGATGCCCCGCCGTCGCATTCACAGCGTCGCCTGGTCGCCCGACACCGCACAGACCACGCTCGCCGTTTCGGCGCAGCAGTATCCGCACCGGGCGTTTGCCCTTTCCGTGCACCTGCCCGACGCCGACTCGGTGCGATCGGTCACCGCGCCCCCGCTTTGGTCCATCGGGGACACGTCGCCCGTCTTCTCGCCGGACGGCAGCCGGATTGCATTCGTCCGGGGCCTCGTCGAAGGCGTCGAAAATGTCTTCGTGGTCCCCACGGCGGGCGGCGAGCCGACCCAGGTAACCACCGACAGCACCTCGATTCACGGCCTGGCGTGGTCGGCGGACGGCGACGAACTGTTGTACTCGGCGCGCCGGGGCGGAATCAACGGACTCTGGCGAGTGGACGTGGACGGGGGAACGCCCTCCCTCGTGCGGGCGGCCAGCGAAGGCACCTTTTTCCGGCATCCCTCCGTGTCGGGGCGGCGACTGGCCTACACCCAGCAGTCGGCCCAACTGGACGTGTGGACGCTTCGGCGCTCTAGCCACTACGACGCTTTCCAGGCCGCACCGTCGATCTCCTCCACCCAGGAAGACACCGATCCGAGCGTGTCGCCGGACGGCACCCGGCTGGCCTTTGTTTCGGAGCGCTCGGGGCATCCGGAGGTCTGGACCGCCGGGATCGACGGCGCCACCCCAACGCAGATCACATCGCTGAACGGACCGTCCATCCGGTCCGTCACGTGGTCGTCGGACGGCACCCGGCTCAGCTTCGTGGCCCGGCGGAACGGGAATGCCAACCTCTTCGTCGTGCCGGCGTCCGGCGGCCCCCTCACGCAGATCACCAACACCGCGTCGGAGGTGCTGGCACCGCAGTGGGGGCACGACGATCGCTGGCTCTACTACGCTTCCAACCAGACCGGCACCTGGGATGTCTGGCGAACGTCCCCAGATACGGCGCGGGTGCAGCAGGTCACCGCCGGCGGCGCTCTCGCCGCGCAGGAATCGCCCACCGGGGAAACGCTCTACCTCGTTCGTCCCGACACGACGGGCATCTGGGCCGCCCCCCTGGATACGACCCAGTTTCCCCTGCGCACCCGGCCCGCAGATAGCCTCGTCGCTCAAGACAGTAGTGCAGAGGGCACGCCGTCCCCATCCCTCGTCGCCGAACGGAAAAACGAATCGAACGTCCGTCGGGTCGTGGCCGCCGTTGAGCCTCGTGACTACACGAGCTGGCGCATCGGCCCCGAGGGAGTGTACTTCCTGCGTCATCGCCGATTTCGCACCGCGGTTCTTACCTACCACGACCTGGAGTCGGGGCAATCGGTCCCGCTCTATACCTTTTCCAACTGGCATCCCGACCATCATCTCACCGTTGGGCCAGACGGAGACACGTTTGCGTACACCCACGCCGAACGTCGAGAGAGCGACGTGATGTTCATTGAGCTTTCCGAGCGGTAG
- a CDS encoding DUF3185 domain-containing protein, giving the protein MTRILGIILICLGLLGFAVGSISFTTDETVADVGPVEVESEEQTTIPIRPVASGIALVIGAGLVYVGRKKS; this is encoded by the coding sequence ATGACCCGTATCCTTGGCATCATTCTCATCTGCCTGGGGCTTTTGGGGTTTGCCGTTGGTAGCATCTCCTTCACGACCGACGAGACTGTGGCCGACGTCGGTCCGGTCGAGGTGGAAAGCGAGGAGCAAACCACAATCCCTATTCGACCGGTTGCCTCTGGCATTGCACTCGTGATCGGAGCGGGCCTCGTCTACGTGGGACGAAAGAAGTCGTAA